The stretch of DNA CATTAAAAAGTTAGAATTCAGCTCAAAGAAGCACACTTCCAGCACACCTATGTTCTTTCAAATGGTTCAAAACAGAACTTCTCGCATTAAAATTGTCTGGATCCCAGTGACTGAAATCTCTAGCACATCTTTCGTGGCTTCAGTGTTTTCTCCTCATTATATGGAAAACATCACATTTGTGACAGATTTAACACTGCCTTTTCCTTTTACTCCTGCCAAGTTATCACTTCTTTCCCTTTTTACTTCTATCCAAACTATGCCAAATTGAAACCTTCCTTTCGAGTCTAAATTTCAATGCTAGAAGCATTTCACCTATCCGGATACAATCATTCGACAGAAGTCCAAGGCAAATACAACTATAGGTGTTGTACCGTTTGGCACCGAGAATACTATACTTTTAGAAGTGGAAACAACTATTACATTGATATCTCTACACACTACCAAGTTCAAATTTTTATCATATATTGTATATCTGGGACAATCAAATTATTCTCTATTGCAATAATAAGATAGATTTATTAATACAGCTATTCATCATTTTCCAATGAGTATATATTTGCAATTATAAGCATTTTGTACAATTTTAATTATTACAAGTCCAATGTAACTTCAATAATGAGTCAAATTAATCCCCAGTAAGTAAAGTAGGACCTACATTTGAAACGAAGTACATTTAATGCGATACTATTAGATTAGACAAAGAGTTTAAGAAAGAGAAAGACTTTCGAAACTTGGGTACTAAACATGTTATAAAGCCCATAGGGCTTGAGTATAGTAGGGAGAGCGCAGAGCGTGATGTGTGGGTTAGATGCACGTCACAGAATCAAATATTGCTGCAGATGAAAACTTGATATTCAAGTGGAGAAGGATAGAGCAGAAGATCCATTATCCACCTAATTTCGAACTATATGCACAGACCCTGAGGATTTCTCGATCATAAGAAAAGCAAGCCATGACATTTTTGTAGTATAACGGCATATCATTAAGGCTAAAATggaaaacttaaaattaaatTGCTCCATATCATTTTTTGGAACAGCTAAAATGTAAATAGTGTCACATAAAATAGAAGGCAACAAACAGCAAGCAGTAAACAGATTCTTTAAAAACATAAACAGATTCTTTAAGGGGGAAAAACTTATTGGGTAAAATATAGTGGAAAATACCTAGAATTATTGATCCTAGGTGAAGAAGAGCGAGGAGCTGAAGATCGAAAAGCCTGACCACCAACTCGACCACCAGTCTTAGCAGCTGAAGCTGGATCCACTGACCCCACTGTCAATATCCCAGCTGCCACTGCTACTAATGCCAACTTACCCCATTTATTTTCACTTTTcctgaaaaagaaaaacaagataCTTTTTCAACAACCCacaaaatgaaaaacaaaataatgaaaaccatttttttattttttacctaAAAGAGTCTTGTGGTTCATCATCTGGGGTGTGTTTGCACAAGATTTTAGTGCTATGTACAGGAAAGTAAGAGGTATTTTTTCTGGGTTTGTATGCAGAAGAAAGAGGAGGACTAATTAGGAAACTTTGCTGTAGAAATGCTACAGACATTTTTTATTTGGAACTTCAAGTGATTAGCTCAAGAGTTCAGAATTGAAGTGGATTCTACTTTGAGTCAATGCTGTTCTGATATTTGCCAAAGGTTCATCCTTTTGATGACTGTCAAGTGTCCACGTGGGGGATGTAGTAGTGATGGATATATGTTAGAATATTCAAGAATATAAGGAGTATGTTTTCCATATAATGGGAACAAACATAAAGTTAATCCAACGGCTGTGCAGCCATTAATCTCAAGCTAAGCAGTATCAACAATACGATTGGAGCGTATGGACTCCCATTGCAGCTCCCTAATGTGTTACAAAAGTTTTATTTTTACTCTGTATTTGCATCAAATTTAAGtaatataattttataaataaatattatggaGCAGTTAGAAACTGGAGAAAAATTGTGAGAAGGACCTCCACCAAATTATGGATTTTTGTGAGAATGCTGATGCTTGCCAAGGCTTGTGCCTTATACCCCTAATGCTATATCCCCAAGGAAGTATGCCACAACCTAGGGTTGTCGAGTGGTGCAAGACTAAAGTATTGTAGGTGTGGCAAATTAATAATAAGTATTTTGTACCTGTTATTTTCACTTGGCAGAGGATTTGATTCGAATTTATGATAACAAtgtaagtttgtatgataatgGTCCATACAACGGTAAATTAGAAGAACTTGTTAAACCACTCGAACACATGATGCTCATGATTTTGATGAAAATTGGCTAGTTTACATACTTAGGTCAAAATGTTCTTACGAAAAAATAGTCGTGGGAGCATAATTTGGATACGCCATCCATTCAACAAAGGTAAAGTCAATATGCCATCCATTCGTTTTAGTCTTTTTCTAGTTTTTTTATAACTAATTATGTCTTTGATTATTACAGTAAAATCAGTGGAGCATATTCATTGAAGGTCATTAACTTCCTCCTAACTGATACGCCGATGGTGAAGCTTAATGACACACAAATGGACTTGTGATCCCcatccaatccgcactcaataatGAGTAAAAACGGTTGTTGCAATTATAATACCCAGCTAGAGTTGGAGTCGAATTCCTCAGGAGTTTATGAAGGGTGTTAAGGTAGATACTTGAAGAGAGTACGTGAAATAACTAAATTACGCTTCCAAACAAAGAGTGATTGTTTTTCAAATTAACACTAAGAGATTAAACTAATTAAACGCAACTAGAGAGAGAAtaattatttttggtatttttaaataattgaaaaaaagcctagggatgtaaccttcactTAGGTGCAAACCTAATGAGTAAACTAAGTTAATGCTTGTTTTGCGGAACAAAGTATAATATAACTCTCAAttctcaaatacccactcaatacc from Nicotiana tomentosiformis chromosome 11, ASM39032v3, whole genome shotgun sequence encodes:
- the LOC104119420 gene encoding FLUCTUATING-LIGHT-ACCLIMATION protein 1, chloroplastic gives rise to the protein MSVAFLQQSFLISPPLSSAYKPRKNTSYFPVHSTKILCKHTPDDEPQDSFRKSENKWGKLALVAVAAGILTVGSVDPASAAKTGGRVGGQAFRSSAPRSSSPRINNSRTNIYVNPPVAPPLVGGYGYGVPFYGGWGWSPFSFFAPGPGVAVGVGGGFDTLVLFLVLGAVASVLRRVLRSRDEDEY